TTCGCCCTGCTCGAGGTGGGCGACATGCTCGACTTCGGCGCGAAGGCCGTGCCGTGCCTTGTGGACGCGCCGAGCCGCGCTGCGCTCGCGCCGTGGCTTGCCGTGCTCGAGGCGTGCGTTGCCGCGTCCCGCCCTGGCGAAGCAATCACGCTTCCCGCGCGCGTGCATTCCGCCAAGCCGTTCCGCTACGACGGCACGCCGCGCCGCGACGGGCGCTTCCCCGACCCCTACAACATGGGCGTGAACGCGGAGGTGTTCCTCTACGACCAGTCCATGCCCGCGGAGCCCAAGACGCTGATGATGTTTTACAAGCGGCTCCGCGAAATTGACGTGCCGGAGATGATGGCGAGCATCATCACCGAGACGCGCGGCAAGCCGTGGGGGTATTACCGCGACATGACGCGGCAGCTCTGGGACGAGGCGCGCCACGCGATGATGGGCGAGGTGGGCTTCGTGCAGGCGGGCGTGGACTGGCCGCGCGAGGTGATGGTGAATTTCACGTGGTCGCTCGGCCTCAACACGCAGCTCACGCCGCTCGAGCGGCACGCCGTCCTCTACTTCATCGAACAGGGCCTCATGCCGCGCAACGGCAAGCGCTTCGAGTGGGAGGTCGGCCTCGCATCGGGCAACGGCCTGTCCGCGCTGTTCCAGGATTACGACTGGGCGGACGAGGTGCTGCACGCGCGCATCGGCCGGGACTGGTATCTGCCGGAATTCACCGACCCGAAGACGGCCGTGAAATACGGCGACGACTGCTGGTCCAAGGTGCTGATGAACTGGTCGGGCTGGCGCGAGAAGGGCCTCACGCAGCATCGCAACTGGTGGCCGGGCTGTTATCGCGCGGCGTGCAAATCGCGGGGCGTCGAGCCGGACCCGGCCGTGGCGGCGTTCAGCACGACTTACGAGCAGGTGCGCGCGGATTTGAAATCAATCTCGGGGTCGGCGTGAACCCCGCGGGGTGCCCACACGGCCAAACTGCTTGCCAGTGCCGGAGACGTGGGACATCTTCCGCGCGTTCGCGCGAGTAGCTCAATTGGATAGAGCGTCGGCCTCCGGAGCCGAAGGTTGTGGGTTCGAGCCCCGCCTTGCGCACCACTTCTTCCACCGCCGCGTCGCGAATCAGCCGCCCCGTCCCGAGGCCGCGCTCATGGCTATCATGTCGGTGAAGCGCTTGTTGTCTGCGCGGATGCGTGAGGTGAGCGTGCGGCAAATCGCCACCAGGAACGGCGTGGCGAGCTCGGGAGCCTCTGTCGTGAGGCGCATGAGCGAGTCAGCGGAAATCTTGAGCAGGGTGCAGTTGAGGTTGGCCACGACATCCGCGGCGCGGGGGCCGTGGTCGAAGAGCGCCATGTCCCCGAAAAACTCGCCGACGCGCAGCGTCGCGAGGATTTTCTCCTTGCCGCCGACAAACGTGCGCACGCGCGCCTCGCCGTCGAGCATGAGAAACATGGAGTCGCCGGGTTCGCCCTTCTTGACGATCTCGCGGAATTGCGCGGCCTGGACGACTTCCATGAACTGCGCGAACCGGCCGATTTGCTGGTCGGTCATGTCGGAGAGAATCTTCACGCGGCGAAGATGGCCGGGCTTGATGCCGGCAATGAGCGGGCTGGCCTGTGCCGGCGCGGAGGCCGGCGAACCGCCGCCCTGAAAGCGGCCCTTGGTGTCCGGGAGCGCGCTGGCCTTGTGCCAGCTGTCGGCTTTCTCGGAGAAGATCCACGTGTCGGCGAGCACGCGCTCGTCCGCGATCCATTCGACGAGGGTCGGCAAATCGACCGGGCCGTAGACGACATCGTCCACCGCCCAGATTTTGAAACCGGGGCCCGTCGCGGCCGCGACGTCGGTCGCCGCGCCTGCGGCGGCTTCCGTCGACTCCCCAGCTCCCTGTTGCTCTTCCGGGTTCACGAGCGTCTTGTAGCCAATCCGGGAAATCGTTGGAAGGAAAATTACGGAGTCGTTCCCGTCGATCTCAGGCTTGCCGCCGGGCCGCGCTTTGTGTTCCGTCGCGCGTGTCGATGCTCCGCGCGCGCGCCGCCATTTTCGATCTCGGCAAGGTCCTCGTCGACTTTGACTACGGCATCATGGCGCGGGCGCTCTCGGCACGGAGCGACATGTCGGGCGGCGAATTGCGCGCGCTGCTCGATCAGTCGAGCTTGTTGCACCGCTACGAGTCCGGAGCGATGACGACGCGGGAGTTCTTCGCCGAGGTGCAGTCGCGGAGCGGGTTTCGAGGGACCCTGGACGAGTTCGCCGGGGTGTTCGCGGACATCTTCACGCCGATCGCGCCGATGGTCGCGCTCCTGGAGCGGCTCGTCTCACAGGGCGTGCCGACGTTTGCGTTCTCGAACACGAACGAACTCGCCGTGCGACACCTTCGCGCGCGGTTTCCATTCATGCACCAGTTCAATGCGCTCGTGCTCTCCTACGAGCACGGCGCGATGAAGCCCGACCCGCGGCTCTACGAGGCGGTCGAAGGCGTCACGACATTGCGCGGGGGCGGGTTGTTCTACCTCGACGACCGGCCGGAGAACATTGAGACGGCGCAAACGCGCGGCTGGCAGGCGGTGCTGCACGAAACGCCCGAGAAGTCCATCGAAGCGGCTCGCCGCGCCGGAGTGCTCCGTTGAAGGTCTGCATCGCGTCCCCGAACGCCTTCGAGCGCGGGAAGGTCCGCCCATCGCCCGACGATCGAGACCACATCGGCGCGCGCCTCCCTGCGCCGGGGCGTTCGTCGCAACGTCCAGTGCCGGGCCGTATGCGATGCAGCCCGGTTCGGCAAGCACCGTCGGCACGAGCGCCCGCAGTTCAGCGAGGAATTCCCCGCGCCTGCCCGGGTTGAGTTCAATCGTGGCGATGACGTGGATCATGATTGGGTGGGTGTGCAGTCGCGCGATCGCGGGCCGTTGAGCAACGTCCCCACGACCGTGTAGCGGACGCACCAGTGGTAGCTTCCGTAAAGCACCGCGAGCGCGATGGTCATCAGCAGCGCGAACTTCGCGAATACATTCATCTGCCACTTCGACACCAGCACCTGCAGCATCACGACCACCGGCAGGTGCGCGAGGTAAACCCAGTAGGCCGAGTCCGACAGGTAGCGAATCCACGGCCGCGACACATCCGCAAAGCGCAGGAACAACCCCATCACGCCAAATGTCGCGAGCCACGCATAAAGCGCCGAGCCCAGGCACGCCTGCGCCTTGAGCGCGGGGTGCAGCAGCTTGGGCGCGGTCCCCTGCGCGACGAGCGCCCCGGCGTGCATCAGCCAGAACGGAATCGCAAGCACGGCACAAATCCATGCCTGCCTCTTGATGGCGTCGAGCAATTCCACGTGCCGGTGAAGAAACCACCCGAAGCCGAAGAACATCCCGTAATACACCAGCGCGCGCGGACTCGGCAGAAGCGACACGCCCGGCATCGGCTCGATCTCGCCCCATTGGCGCGACGTGAGGAGCAGCAGAAACGCGGGCACGGCGAGCAGGAACGGAGTCCACAACTTCCCCGCGACCGCACCAAAGGCGCGGTCGAGCGACGTTGCGAATTCCCGCGCGCCCGGCTTCGCCAGGAGCGCGCCGAGTCCCGCCGCCGCCGCGTAGACGATGCAGAGGTAATACAAGAACCACAGGTGCCAGGGGATGAACACCGAGATGATGAATCCCCCGGCGAAGAACTTCGCGAGCCAGCCCTTGTCCATGGACCACGCGAGACCGACCAGCGGAGAAATCGTCACGAGCCCCAGCACGAAGGGCAGACCGATGCGTTTCGCGCGGTGCGCGATGAAAGCGTCGCGCCCGAGCCGTTCGAGGAGCATGTGGCCGAAGAATCCCGCGATCAAAAAGAACAACTGCATGCGGAAGCCGTGGATGACGCCGACGGAAAGATCGAAGACGGGATGCCGCTTCACATCCTGCGCCGCCCAGTCGGGAATGTTCAGCGTCATGAACGAAATGGCCGCGTGCAGGTATACGCCCAGGAGCATCGCGGCCGCGCGCAAGCTGTCCAGCGCGTGAAAACGCGCCGCGTTCGACGCCACCTCCGGCAGTGGAGGCGGACCCTCGGGTAGCGGTGGAGGTGGCGCGGGCATCGCGATTGGGCCGCAGCGTAGGAATGCGCCCCGCGCCCCGGAAGAATAAAGTGTCGCGAGTCGCGGTGCCTTTGGGAGCCACCCGCGGGTCATTCGCCTTGCCCGCGCCGGCCTGTTCGCGCCAGCATCGCGCATCCTCATGAACAACCCCGCGCCGGCCCCTCCATCGCGATGGTATCAAGGCGTCTCGCGCTACCAGTGGCTTGTGCTTGCGATCGCGTCGGCGGGCTGGGTCTTCGACACCTTCGAAGGGCAGATTTTCAACATCACGCGCCAGCAGATGCTCGCGGACATTCTCGGCCCGGGCGCGACGGAGGCGGACATCAAACGCTACGGGGATTTTTTCCTCGGCGTGTTCCTCGCGGGCGGGACGCTCGGCGGCATTCTCTTCGGCTCGCTCGCGGACCGCTGGGGCCGGCGGCCGACGATGGTCGTGACCATCCTGATGTATTCGGTGTTCAGCGGGCTCACGTATTTCGCGGACTCGCTGTGGCAGGTGGCCGTGCTGCGGTTCCTCGTGGCGATGGGCGTCGGCGGCGAATGGTCGGTGGCCGCGGCGCTCGTGGCCGAGGTGTTTCCACAGCACGCGCGAACACACGCGTCGGCGATCTTCCACTCGACGAGCATTCTCGGCACGTGGATGGCCGCGTGGGCGGGCTTGTGGGTCGGCGCCGAGTGGCGGCACGCGTATCTCATCGGCATCCTGCCCGCGCTGCTCGTGCTGTGGGTGCGCGCGAGCGTGAAGGAACCCGAGCGCTGGACCGCACTCGCCGAGAAATCCGCGCGCGGCGAGCCGGTGAATCGCGGCAGCCTCGGCGAACTCCTCGGCGACCCGCGCTGGCGTGGCCGCGCCCTGCTCGGCTTGCTGCTCGCGGCGGTCGGGCTCAGCACGTTTTGGGGAGTGGTCATCGCGGGACAGGATCTGGCGCGCGAGTTTCTCCTCCGCCACGGCACGGACGCGAAGGTCGCCGCGGAAAAAGCCAAGGTCGCCTACGGCTACGTGCAGGCGACGGGCGGCGGACTCGGGCTGCTGTTCTTCGGCCCGCTTGCGGCGCGGCTCGGGCGCAAGCGGGCATTCGCGCTCATGCACGTGCTTGCGCTGTGCATCGTGCCGGTGGTGTGCTGGCTGCCGCAAAGCTACGAGGCGCTGCTGCTGTTGCTGCCGGTGTATGGCTTCCTCACGCTCAGCATCCACGCGGGCTACGCGATTTACTTTCCCGAGTTGTTTCCGACGCATCTGCGCGCGACGGGCACGGGCTTCTGCTTCAACGGCGGGCGCATCCTGTCGGCGGGCGCGCTCGTGTTCGCCGGCTGGCTCAAGGGGCTTCCCGGAATGGACCTGCGGCTCGCGGTCACGCTGCTCGCGCTGACGTTCCTGTTGGGGCTCGTGGTGTTGAAGTTCCTGCCGGAGACGAAGGGCGCGCCGTTGCCGGACTGAGCCGCGTCATCGCAGCCGGATGTCGGGCAACGCCGCCACGAAATCCGCCACCGTGATGCTCGCGTCCGCGTGCAGTCGGATGAGCGACGCGGGACACCCGGGCGCGACCGGTCCGTGCAACACGCGCCGGACGACCGCGCTCTGCCACGGGCGGTTGCAGTAGAGCCGCACGCGGCGCGACGCGAGGATTTCCTTCATGCCCACCGTCACCGCGCGGCGCGGGATGACCTCGATGCTGCCGCCGACGGTATTCGCGTTGATGGTGCGAGTCTCGCGCGAGAGCCCCAGCACGCGCGTGGGCAGCGCGGCGCATTGCTCAACGGTCGAAGTTTCGCCCGGCTCAGGCGGTTCATTGAATGCGATGTGCCCGTTGATGCCGATGCCGCCGAAAGTCGCGTCCACGCCGCCGCGCGCGTCAATGAGCCGCTGCACCGCGCCGCAGTCGCGCGGGTCGGGGCAGACGCGGTTCTCCGGCAGCGGCGCGAGTGCGGGATCGAGCAGATCGTAGAACGCGCGCTTCAAGTAGCCGCGGAAGCTCAGCGGATGCGACTCGTCGACCCACACATCGGAGTCGGTGAGGTATTCGTCCATCTGCACGAAAACCGTCTCGCGACAATCAATGCGCTCGTCGTTGATGGACCTGGCGAGCAGGGGCCAGTGGTCCACCGGGCCGACCGGCACGATGAGCGTCGCCGCGCGGCCTTGCGAGCGGGCTTCCAAAATCTCCGCCTTCATCGCATCGGCGAGGTCGCGCGCGATGGACGCCATGTCGCCGAGCACGCAAACCTTTACAGGCGCGCCGTGACCGAGCGATTCACGCGACACGCGCAAGTAGTCGGGCAGCGATTCCATCAGTGGTGAGGCGAAGCTGCCTGCTCACTCCTTCAACGCCAGCGACGAGGCGTCGCACATCGCGAAGCGCAACTCGTGCGCGCCGTCCGCGCGGGCGCACTCGTAGAACAGATGCGCCCGGTCGCCCACGGTCACGGCGCTGAGATAGCGCAGCGAACCGGACGCGTGCGGGCTGGTGAACGCGGGGCCACCCGGCGTGAGCGGTGTCCAGTGCAGCAGGTCTGTTGAAGCGGCGAGGCCCGTGCGCTCCTCGTAGTTCTCTGATTCGCTCGCGCTGCCATCGTAGAACGCAAGCCACCGTCCGCCGCTGGAAACGACGCTGTTGATGCGCTGGCAATAACTGTCCCAACCGGTCGCGCCGGGCTTCAGCACGACGCCGCGCCAGTCCCACCGCTCAAGGTCGCGCGACGTCGCGAGCGCGGTGGCGCTGACGCATTCGCCGGTGTTGAAGATGTCGAGCGTGGAGTGCGATCCGGCGTGGGTGCGCGCCGTGGGCACCGCGACGCTGAGGAACAGGTGGAACACGCCGTCCTTCTCGAAGAGCCACGGGTCCTTCACGCCCTCGAGGCCGAACGGCGACGCGGTGAACACCCGGCGCGACTTCGCGGGGTCGAGCGCGTCGAGCCGCGGTGCGCGCAACGCTTCGACGCACCAGCGGCCGTCCGCGGGATCGACGAAGCTCACGAAGTAACGCCACAAGCCGTCGGCGTCCTTGTGCAGGCAACAGCGTTCGATGGAGGCGGTGTTGAACCTGTCCTTCGTGACGGACCACACGTCGTGCCAATGCACGAGGTCGGTGGAGCGCGCGATGCGAGCCTCGCCGCCGCGGTCGGGTTGCACCCCGCGGGGTCGGCGCAGGCGATACGTGAGATACCAGGCGTTTTCATCCGGCGCGTAGCAGACGCCGGGCGCGCCGGCCCAGTAGCCGCGCCCGGCGCCGGGCGGTTCTCGCAGGACTCGGCCGGACGCGAGCCAGTCGGAAGTGAGGGAAGTCGCGGGCACGGCCGTCATTTCTGCCACGGGGCGAAACGCTCGTTGGCCCAGATGTCCCCGGTGCGTTGTCGCGCGCGGACGAGGGCGGCGTTGCGGCCGTTGACGAGCACTTCCGCCGCGAGCGGGCGCGTGTTGTAGTTCGAGCCCATCACGGAGCCGTAAGCGCCGGTGCTCAGCAGCGCGAGGTGGTCGCCCTCGGCGACGCGCTGGAGCGGCCGGTCCTTCGCGAAGTAATCCCCCGACTCGCAGATGGGCCCGACCACGTCGGAGGAGACGAGCGCCCCGCGCTTCTGCCGCACCGGGACGATCTCGTGGAACGAATCGTAAAACGCCGGGCGGATGAGGTCATTCATCGCGGCGTCCACAATGACGAAGGTCTTCCTGCCGGTGCGCTTCACGTATTCGACGCGGGTGACGAGCGCGCCGGCGTTGCCGACGATGAAGCGGCCGGGTTCGACGAGGATGCGCAGGCCGAGCGGCTTGAGCAGCGGGACGAGCCGCGCCGCGTAGGCCGCGGGCGTGAGTATGTTCTTCGCCGCGGCCGTCCCCCACCACGCGCCGGGACCGCTGGCGAGCGCCGGCTTGTAAATGATGCCGAGCCCGCCGCCGATGCTGAAGAACTCGAAACGATGCCGCGCGGCGAGCTTCTGCACGAGGGGCAGGACTTTCTTCACGGCCGCCTCGAACGGCGACACGCTCGTGAGCTGCGATCCGATGTGCATTTGGATGCCGCGCAACCGGAGATTCTTGAGCTTCGCGGCACGCGCGTAAACGCCCTCAACCTGCTCGAACGCGATGCCGAACTTGTTCTCGTAAGTGCCGGTGGTGATCTTGGCGTGCGTGCCCGCGTCCACGTCGGGGTTCACACGAACGGCAACAGGCGCGATCGTCTTGAGCCGCGCGGCGACGCGATTGATGCGCGAGAGCTCGGGCTCGGACTCGACATTCAAGGAATAAATGCCCTTGCGCAGCGCGAACTCGATCTCGGCCTCCGTCTTGCCGACGCCCGCGAACACGCACTTTCGCGGGTCGCCGCCCGCGGCGAGGACGCGGCGGAGTTCGCCGTCGCTGACCACATCGAACCCGCCGCCGAGGTCGGCGAGGGTGCGCATGACGGCGGCGTTGGAGTTGGCCTTCATCGCGTAGCAGACGAGGTGGTCGAGCGGCGCGAGGGCGCGGTCGAGCTTGCCGAAATGATCCTCGAGCGTGTGCTGCGAGTAGATGAAGAGCGGCGTGCCGAACTTCTGGGCGAGTGACTCGACGCTCACCCGCTCGCAGAACAACCGGCCGCCGACGCAATGAAAGTCATGCATGGCGCGGAGTTATGCCAAAGCGCTCCCTGCCGTTCAAAGGAATTGAGCTTGCGCCGCACCGACGCTTGACACCAACCGGGCGACGGCACATTGTTTTTTCACCCAGTTTGTTTCATGAGGCCGCCTGTGCCAGCAGCAAACCATCGCGCACGGCGTGTCTCCAGGCCTCAACAACGATGACGACCTCCTCCACAACTCCCGTGCATTCCTCCCGAACCCACCGCGGCGGGAAAGGCTTCACCCTGATCGAACTCCTCGTCGTCATTGCCATCATCGCGATCCTCGCCGGCTTGCTGCTTCCGGCGCTGGCGAAGGCGAAGGGGAAGGCCCAGCAATCCAAGTGTCTCAACAACTGCAAGCAGCTCACGACCGGCTTCCTGATGTATGTCGGCGATTTCGACGACGCTTTCCCGAGCGGCGCGTCCCAGAACGCCAACGGCGCGCAGCCCGAGGATTGGATTCACTGGCAAAACACGCCGATTCCGCCCAACGCGATCACGGGCACTCCACGGGACATTTCCAAGAGCCAGATCGCCCCCTACATCGGCGGCCTGACCATGGCTGCCCGGACCAATGTGAGCGTGCTTCGTTGCCCCGCTGACTTGGAATGGGACAAGCGGCCGAACCCTCAAGTGGCCACGCGCATGCCGTTCCGATACAGCTTCGCCCTCAACGCACGGATGGATTTCACAGCGGGCCAAGGGATGGCGACCGGCATCAATCTCAACCGCACCTCGATCGTCATCAACCGTTTGATCAATGTCACGAGGCCCGAAATCAAGTTCATGGTCGCCGAGGAGCGAGGTGGCCCGGAGGACGGCCGCGGCATCTATCCGTTGACTGGCCCGCAGTCCGAATGGATATCCGACGGGCGCTGGGTGGGGAGCAACGATCCCTTCACGGTGCGTCATGCGCTCAAGGCAAACACGGGCTTCGCGGACGGTCACTGCGATACGCTGAACTACACGAATGCCTTCAACGACACGTTCGCTGTCGCGCGGAATTGAAATCGGATCATTGCGCCATGGATACGAAAACCGGACTCCAAGTGCTTGCCGCCGTCTGCTTATTGGCATCGGCATGCAATCGGGAAACGCCGGCTCCAGCAGCGCCGGTCCAAATCAATCCTCCGCCGTCTGCCGCACCGCCTCCGCCGCAGCCCCCCGTCGCGCCGGCGGCGCAGCCAACCCCTTCGACAGAACCCGCGCCGGCGGTTTCGGGAAGTCGAATCGCGACCCCGGGCGAGATCGAAGCCTACAACAAGGCCCTGTTCGAGTATTGCCACCGGGTGAGCGACATCCCCAGCGATCTGGCGGACTTGAGGCAACGCCGGGCACTGCCCCCCCTGCCCACTCCACCTCCTGGCAAGCGGCTCGTTTACAAGCCCGATTTGAAGGCCATGGATTATCGGACCGCGAAGATTTATCTGGACTGACTGGCCGATCGCGCGACTCTCACTCGCGTGAGTCCTCGCGCATAGCGCGCCGCCCTGTTGGCAGATTCACGATGACATTGAATATGATCGCGACCACCACCCACGCCATCGGCCCCTCGCGCAAGCCGGAAGTCGGCTTTACGCTCATCGAACTACTTGTCGTCATCGCGATCATCGCGATTCTCGCCGGCATGCTCCTCCCTGCTCTGGCCAGCGCGAAAGCCAAAGGACACCAGACCAAGTGTCTCAGCAACATGAAGCAGCTCACCACGGGCATGATCATGTATTGCGGTGACTTCGATGAGGTTTTCCCGGCCTACGCCTCGCAGAATGCCCGCGGCAACGCGTGGGAGGACTGGATTTGGTATCAGAACGGCAGCCCGGCCGACCCCGGCGTCGGTCCAAACCAGAATACCACGGCCAATCCACCGCGCCCGCTCGAGAAGAGCCGCATCGCCGCCTTTATCGGCGGTTTACAGGCGGGCTCACGCACCAATGGGAACTTGATTCTCCGGTGTCCGACCGACCGCAGGTGGGCGACGCGCCCCCACTACAACGCCGCCCGTCCTCCCTATCGCTTCAGCTACTCCCTGAACGGATACAGCGCGAACGGCATGGGTTCCGACTTCCGCTACGACGCGGCGGGACAGTTATCCACCAGAGTGCCCGCGCGCCTGACCTCCGTGGTCCGGCCCGACGGCAAGTTCATGATGGTCGAGGAACGGACCGACTACGATCACGGCGTCACGGAGTTCCGCGTCCCGGTGACCCAGGTCATCGATGTCAACCAAAACGCGTCCACCGTCACCATCAACTACGCCGGCAATACAGGCGGACCGTGGATCGAAGACGGCGGGTGGACCTACGGAAACTACTTTGGAGTGTGCCACTCCAAGCTCAAGGCGAACATCGGATTCGCGGACGGGCACGCGGACCTGCTTTCCTACACCAACGCCTACAACCGGGCCGCTGCCGACCCGGCCTTCCCGTGAACCGATCCATGGCACACATTCAAAACCAGCCACGCGCCCGAGCCGTGGATTTTTCCCCATTCCGGGAGCGGACGCGCTTCAACGTCAGCGCGTTGTCGTGCGTGCTGCTGTCAGCGTGCCTCGGGCTGGTTGCCTGCACAAAGACTCCGCCGCCATCCACCAGTCCGCCCGTTGTGGCCAAGCCTGCACCGCCACCCGCGGCAGCGACTCCGGCTGCGCCAGT
This genomic interval from Verrucomicrobiota bacterium contains the following:
- a CDS encoding cyclic nucleotide-binding domain-containing protein — protein: MNPEEQQGAGESTEAAAGAATDVAAATGPGFKIWAVDDVVYGPVDLPTLVEWIADERVLADTWIFSEKADSWHKASALPDTKGRFQGGGSPASAPAQASPLIAGIKPGHLRRVKILSDMTDQQIGRFAQFMEVVQAAQFREIVKKGEPGDSMFLMLDGEARVRTFVGGKEKILATLRVGEFFGDMALFDHGPRAADVVANLNCTLLKISADSLMRLTTEAPELATPFLVAICRTLTSRIRADNKRFTDMIAMSAASGRGG
- a CDS encoding HAD family phosphatase encodes the protein MSMLRARAAIFDLGKVLVDFDYGIMARALSARSDMSGGELRALLDQSSLLHRYESGAMTTREFFAEVQSRSGFRGTLDEFAGVFADIFTPIAPMVALLERLVSQGVPTFAFSNTNELAVRHLRARFPFMHQFNALVLSYEHGAMKPDPRLYEAVEGVTTLRGGGLFYLDDRPENIETAQTRGWQAVLHETPEKSIEAARRAGVLR
- a CDS encoding MFS transporter; this encodes MNNPAPAPPSRWYQGVSRYQWLVLAIASAGWVFDTFEGQIFNITRQQMLADILGPGATEADIKRYGDFFLGVFLAGGTLGGILFGSLADRWGRRPTMVVTILMYSVFSGLTYFADSLWQVAVLRFLVAMGVGGEWSVAAALVAEVFPQHARTHASAIFHSTSILGTWMAAWAGLWVGAEWRHAYLIGILPALLVLWVRASVKEPERWTALAEKSARGEPVNRGSLGELLGDPRWRGRALLGLLLAAVGLSTFWGVVIAGQDLAREFLLRHGTDAKVAAEKAKVAYGYVQATGGGLGLLFFGPLAARLGRKRAFALMHVLALCIVPVVCWLPQSYEALLLLLPVYGFLTLSIHAGYAIYFPELFPTHLRATGTGFCFNGGRILSAGALVFAGWLKGLPGMDLRLAVTLLALTFLLGLVVLKFLPETKGAPLPD
- a CDS encoding glucosamine-6-phosphate isomerase, producing the protein MESLPDYLRVSRESLGHGAPVKVCVLGDMASIARDLADAMKAEILEARSQGRAATLIVPVGPVDHWPLLARSINDERIDCRETVFVQMDEYLTDSDVWVDESHPLSFRGYLKRAFYDLLDPALAPLPENRVCPDPRDCGAVQRLIDARGGVDATFGGIGINGHIAFNEPPEPGETSTVEQCAALPTRVLGLSRETRTINANTVGGSIEVIPRRAVTVGMKEILASRRVRLYCNRPWQSAVVRRVLHGPVAPGCPASLIRLHADASITVADFVAALPDIRLR
- the lysA gene encoding diaminopimelate decarboxylase, encoding MHDFHCVGGRLFCERVSVESLAQKFGTPLFIYSQHTLEDHFGKLDRALAPLDHLVCYAMKANSNAAVMRTLADLGGGFDVVSDGELRRVLAAGGDPRKCVFAGVGKTEAEIEFALRKGIYSLNVESEPELSRINRVAARLKTIAPVAVRVNPDVDAGTHAKITTGTYENKFGIAFEQVEGVYARAAKLKNLRLRGIQMHIGSQLTSVSPFEAAVKKVLPLVQKLAARHRFEFFSIGGGLGIIYKPALASGPGAWWGTAAAKNILTPAAYAARLVPLLKPLGLRILVEPGRFIVGNAGALVTRVEYVKRTGRKTFVIVDAAMNDLIRPAFYDSFHEIVPVRQKRGALVSSDVVGPICESGDYFAKDRPLQRVAEGDHLALLSTGAYGSVMGSNYNTRPLAAEVLVNGRNAALVRARQRTGDIWANERFAPWQK